The sequence GACTCACCATGGTTTTGAGCAGTCCAAAGTGACACGAGGCCAAGCTTTTAGGTACAAAGAAAGGATGTTAACTGCAGTGAGGCAAAATATCGAACATGTGTTGTGCATGCCGCTCGCATGGGCCATGCTGCTCTCCGGGTTGTCACCCATCAGGATCACCCGGCCTTCAAGCATGTACACGCATCGGGGCGGCCTGTAGTGCCGAGGACGGTTCGGCACGACGAGCTTGGAAGGCACGTACGCGGTGGCGACGGCCAGCAGGGCCAAGGATGTCTCGTCACGGTGAGCCTGCCAAGGCGCAGATGGGGTGTCCAAGAGCAGCTTTGCAGCAGCACGGGGCAGACGACAACGGTGCGGCAGCTCGAGCGGTGCACGCGTGGCCATCGGGGCCAAGGTGCGCCGACAGTCACCATGGGAGCGGGCCAGGCGCGGAGTCTGCCTTGTTAGAGGAGCTCGTACATAAGGACACCGTCATGTCGGACACCGTGCCGCCCTCGAGCTCTTCTGTCGCTGCCACTCAGCTAGCCGCGGCGGCGCCGCAATCCGCTCGGCCACGGCTGTCGGCTGGAGCGCGTCGTCGGCCACCGCCATGAGCTCCCGCGCCAGAGAGACGCCGACCTTGCGTAGCGGCCTTACAGAGGTCGCCAGGACCAGAGCCACCGTGCCGGAGGCTTCCACGCCCACATCCTGCTCCTGCTGCTTGATGCACGGCAACTGCTCGGCGAAATGCCCAGTTGAGGAAAGAGAAGGAAGAAGATCCACCAGGATTGCCACATGGACGTCGACCCGGTCAAAACCACGCCACGTCATCGGAAAACCACTTGCAATCGGGAGAGGGACTTAGCTTGTCTGGTTTTTAGAGTTGAAGGTGCAAGTTGTCTGGTTTCATAGTTGAGGGACTAAATCTAGACTTCGTCCAGAattgagggacgaaaaatatacttttctcgGCCACATATAGACTGTTAGATGGAGTGATTGAACGGCCACAGTGGAGGGATTCGCGGTGTGCACATCCTTCATGACAGACTGCCACCGCAATTGAGAGTACGTGCAAAATGTTAACTGAGGGATTTTATTTAGTACAAATAATTATATGCTTAATACTACTATTCATTAGCTTCTTTGTTCAATTGATTGGTCCGACTGGTCATCGGATTACAAACACAAATAAAGTGAAAGCTTAATATGTGTTGTAATTAAATAGCTATTACCTTCTCTTATAAATTCATTTTACAAATATGTACCTGGTGTTCCCATTGTCTCCACTAATAATCCCTAAATCACACGTGCATGGCATGTACCATGTACTAGTATAAAAGAATTGCCAAAAAAATGCTCTTCCCTGGGTGCTTTTACTATCAAGGTACGTTTATGGCTCTACGAGATGCATTCATATTAGTTTGGTTATTAAGACACACACGATAGATATGTCTCCGGTGTGCTTTTAATCTATCTATGGTTTACAACTATAGCTTGAAGAAAAAGATGGAGCTACTTACTCACATGAAAATAATGGAACCTTTGAGATGGTTTAAACACGCCACATGAACATTTTGCAAAAGTGTCATGTTTGGACTgcctcatactccctccgttcgaaaatacttgtcatcaaaatggatgaaaattgatgtatctagaactaaaatacatctagatacatctatttcaatgacaagtattttcggacggaggaagtaccttGCTTGGCGGTTTTTGTCATTTTGCATTGTCTCTGTTGTTTTATGGCCTATTTATCGCCAGGTCTGCTGGAGTCCTTATTTTTTATTCAGTCACCCGGGAGGAATTCCCACCTGTATATTGATCTCAATTTAAAAAGAGATTGATTCATTTATATGGGAAATCAGATAGAAAACGATTGATCTACTTTATGTGGGGAACCGGATCAAAAACCTAAACAGCCCGAGGGGCAAATACATCCTGCCAAGGTAACAAACACAAAAAACAAAGTACATAGTTACAACGCGGTGCAAGGATCAGCTGCCTAAACATCATATGAACAACATACCTACACGGGGCACTAGTAGCAGACAGAGAACAACACACATTCTTGAGTTTGCATTGTTGTTGTTGGGCACAAATCTATCTGCTTTAGCTTGGATAACTGCTTCACAAGAGACGGACCAGATGTTCCCAAGCTACAGCCCTAAGTAAAGTTCAGTTGGTGTAGCCTTGTTGTTTTCAGCTTGGGTATATACATGTTTCAAGTTTCAACGGAGGACACAGCAGAACAAGCGGCGTCACTGATCCTCAAAAGTCCATGCATGACTTGTATTATCATCACTTCAGGCTTCAGATTATTCTGTTTATGAAAGCCGCTGCCGCTTCTTCTGGGACCCATCTAAGTTTTGTGGGGTGGGATGACAAGCATTTAGCGTATGTGCCTGAGCTCCACCTAGTACACAAAGAGCAGAAAACCATTAGACTAGATTCATTAGCACTTGCAACTCACTAGATATGATAGCAGTGATAGTATAATATATACCTGATCTATCATCTAGATAATATTCGGTAAGCACATATGGAATGTAGCTCGGATCGTAAAGATAGACTTCCTCTACAGAACAAAGCTCTCCCACCAACTTCCTCCTAGTGTCAACAGCAACAATCCATGTTCTTTGGTTCTGCTCGTGCAGTTCGCACGCGAGGTAAACAACATCGCCGTCGCCACGGAGAGTAGGAGCAGCTGCTTTCAGGTCCTTGAGTGGCACTTTTAGAGCACAGGCACCAGCACCTCCAATAATCTGAGGCAAGGAGACAATGCCGAGCTCGTCGGAATGAACCGTGTACCCCTTGCGCCAACAGTTCCAAGTCAATGCCCTATACCATGTGATGAGCCTCCAACCAACGAcaacatcttcctcctcctcctggggCGGATCATCGGCCGATTCCGAGTCTTGGAGCTCATCCATGTCCCAGGGATCAGGAACAGCCGGCACAGTTGTGGCTCTGCATTCTACCAGCTCCTCAAACTCGACGCACCTGATGTAGCCACGGCTGAAGGTGACGTCGCGAATCGCCCTCGCGCGAGATTCATTGTCGTAGAGTTGATTGTTGCTGGGCAGCAGCTTGGGCATCGGGACGAAGTGCAACGCCGCCACCCCGGGATCGAGCACGTCGCAGATCAGGAACTCCACCCGCAGCAGCTTCTTGGACCACGTGGAGTGCGGCTCGCAGCTGAGGGTGTGGAGATAGTACTGCCACTCCGTCGGTCCGTCGCTCAGGGCCGCTATGACCAAGTGCTTGCGGTGGGAGACGAAACCGTAGGGCAGCAGCAGACTCTCTGCGTCGGAATAATCATCGAAGTCCGGGAGCAGGTCAAGCGACGGCCGGCCGTCGGGCCCCCTGGCCCGGTAGACGATGTAGTGATCCGTCGAGTCGCCGGTGGTGAAGCCGACCCGGATGAGGGCGTGGTCCCCCGCGGAGCAGAAGACATCGGGCACGTAAGCGAAGGTGGTCTTGTCGCGGCCGGGGCACCAGACGCAGAAGTGGgagaggcgcggcggggcggccgccgccaaggagaCCTGAATGGTGAGGCCCGCCGTGGTCAAGGCCCACGCGGTGGTTGCGTTGCGGAGGTCGCGGATGCAGGTGATCGGGTCGAGGAGGGCGAAGTCGGGGAAGCGGAAGTTGCCGGCGGCCATCGTCGCCGGCCGGGATTGGGGGTTTGGGTGGTCGGGGTTAGGGTTTGGCCGATCGATGGATCGAGGTTGGCGATTTGGGGGGTTCGTCTTCCTCGGACGGGCGGACAGGTCGGGGATTTTTGGGTTGTGTTCCCTCTCCCTCCCTTCTTCTCTACTTGGACGGCCCAGTTCGCACCTAATTGGAATTATTTTTTTATATGATCCTTATTCCCTTCGTGCTCAAACTCATCACCACTCCCCTATTGTTGATTCTAAAAATAATAATCACCGTTTCTACTAATTAAGTATTTAAATAATCACAATTAATTAGAAAATACTCCCTCGTCCGGCAATACTAGTCAAAGACGGAGAGAGTAGTTAATTAACATAATATTTATTTTCGAAATCTCTCCTAGCTACTTATATATCTAAAAAAACGGCAGCGTCCCCTGATCCCGTGATCGGTCCTCTTTCGTCAAGCCTTGATTGAAGTTTTTTTTCCCACCGAACGGATCATAGCCAAACGGACAGCGGGGAATGATCAATATCTCCATGTCTAGATCGATCTCGTATTTTTTCCCACGGATCGCTGGAACAATTGATCTCTTCATCTCTTCTTTTTGTCAAGCTGTCCTTCTCGATCTCATCTGGCTGGCCCAGATCAACTCGATCGGCCCAACCCCAGCCAGCCAGGGCGCACGTTTGATTTAGTGTGTGGTCTTGGCAAACTCAACTGCCTTCGTACTTCCACGCAATGGTGGCTAATAGGGCTCGTGGTGGTATTCTCATGCTTTGGGATGATAGTTTTATCTACGTcttgatacgtcttcatcgtatctataatttttgattgtttcatgccaatattatataactttcatatactgttgacaaatttttatactatttttgggactaacatattgatacagtgctcagtgccagtttctgtttgttgtatattttttgtttcgcagaaaatcgatatcaaacagagtccaaatgggataaaaactgatggagatttttttggaatatatgtgaattttggaaaGTGGATCAACGCGAGACCATGCCCGAGGGGGCCactaggcaggggggcgcccctgaccctcgtggacaccccgtaaggcagttggagcccttctttcgtcgcaagaaagctaatatccggataaaaattgtaTTCAAATTTCAAttcaatcggagctacggatctccgggaatataagaaacggtgaaaggctagatctgggagcgcagaaacagagagagacagagatacatatccaatctcggaggggctctcgcccctcccacgccatggagaccatggaccagaggggaaaccctcctcccatctagggagaaggtcaaggaagaagaagaaggaggggggctctctccccctcgctttcggtggcaccggagtgccgccggggccatcatcgtcactgcaatctacaccaacaacagcaccaccgtcatcaccaactcttcccccctctatgcagcggtgtaccCCTCttctacccgctgtaatctctacttaaacttgatgctcaacgctatatattatttcccaatgatgtatggctatcctatgatgtttgactagattcgttttgtcctatgggttaattgatgatcgtgattggtttgagttgcatgttttattattggtgttgtcctatggtgctctccgtcaCTACGGGAATCAGATAATTTGTCGTCGGTACTGCACTTTGCCGTCAGCATTTTGTCGGGACAGACGGCAAAGTCAAATTTTGCCGACAGTTGTTGACGGCAAAGAACAACTGACGGCAAACATACTTTGCCGTCTGCGTTTTGATTTTACATACGGCAAAGAGCTTATTTTGCCGTCAGTTTAGGAAACTAAAGAccgcaaagactttgccgtctgcATTTTTCTAAACAGACGGCAAAGTgaagtctttgccgtctgtaaagaAAAAggtagacggcaaagagaaaacacAACACACGGATCGAGTCCACGGATCAATGAGGTGGCGAGATCTGGTCCACACACACCACGCGATCTCCCACGCCTACCACCCACCGCACGGTCCACCCGCGCACACACACGGCATGCCCCCGCCCAACCCACGACATACACACCCCCACTCGCTGACCCACCCAACCCATGACACACACCCCACGTTCCCACCACGGCCGGCGTGGGCAGGGCGCAGCTGGGCCAAGCCAGGCGGGCGGCCACACCCCACGGCTCGGGTGGCGCCAGCAAGGCGCGGCCGGCTATCGCGAGCAGGGCGGGGCCAGGCGGGCGGCCACACTCCACGACACGGGCATGGTGCGGCCGGCTGTCGCGAACAGGGCGGGACGGGCGAGGCTGGGCGAGCAGGCCNNNNNNNNNNNNNNNNNNNNNNNNNNNNNNNNNNNNNNNNNNNNNNNNNNNNNNNNNNNNNNNNNNNNNNNNNNNNNNNNNNNNNNNNNNNNNNNNNNNNNNNNNNNNNNNNNNNNNNNNNNNNNNNNNNNNNNNNNNNNNNNNNNNNNNNNNNNNNNNNNNNNNNNNNNNNNNNNNNNNNNNNNNNNNNNNNNNNNNNNNNNNNNNNNNNNNNNNNNNNNNNNNNNNNNNNNNNNNNNNNNNNNNNNNNNNNNNNNNNNNNNNNNNNNNNNNNNNNNNNNNNNNNNNNNNNNNNNNNNNNNNNNNNNNNNNNNNNNNNNNNNNNNNNNNNNNNNNNNNNNNNNNNNNNNNNNNNNNNNNNNNNNNNNNNNNNNNNNNNNNNNNNNNNNNNNNNNNNNNNNNNNNNNNNNNNNNNNNNNNNNNNNNNNNNNNNNNNNNNNNNNNNNNNNNNNNNNNNNNNNNNNNNNNNNNNNNNNNNNNNNNNNNNNNNNNNNNNNNNNNNNNNNNNNNNNNNNNNNNNNNNNNNNNNNNNNNNNNNNNNNNNNNNNNNNNNNNNNNNNNNNNNNNNNNNNNNNNNNNNNNNNNNNNNNNNNNNNNNNNNNNNNNNNNNNNNNNNNNNNNNNNNNNNNNNNNNNNNNNNNNNNNNNNNNNNNNNNNNNNNNNNNNNNNNNNNNNNNNNNNNNNNNNCTGGCCCCGCCCTGCTCGCGATGGCCGGCCGTGCCTTGCTGGCGCCACCCGAGCCGTGGGGTGTGGCCGCCCGCCTGGCTCGGCCCAGCTGCGCCCTGCCCACGCCGGCCGTGGTGGGAACATGGGGTGTGTGTCGTGGGTTGGGTGGGTCAGCGAGTGGGGGTGTGTATGTCGTGGGTTGGGTGAGGGCGTGCCGTGTGTGTGCGCGGGTGGGCCGTGCGGTGGGTGGTGGGAGTGGGAGATCGCGTGGTGTGTGTGGACCAGATCTTGCCACCTCATCGATCCGTGGACTCGATCCGTGTGTTgtgttttctctttgccgtctgcctttttctttacagacggcaaagacttcACTTTGCCGTCTGTTTAGAAAAATgcagacggcaaagtctttgccgtctttaGTTTCCTAAACTGACGGCAAaataagctctttgccgtctgtaaaatcAAAACGCGGACGGCAAAGTATGTTTGCCGTCAGTTGTTCTTTGCCGTCAACAACTGTCGGCAAAATTTGACTTTGCCGTCTGTCCCGACAAAATGCTGACGGCAAAGTGCAGTACTGACGGCAAATTATCTGACTCCCGtagtgtatgggaataaagaggacttaatactttaatgctatggttgggttttaccttaatgatctttagtagttgcggatacttgctagagttccaatcataagtgcatatgaaccaagaagagaaagtatgttagcttattcctctccctcaaataaaattgcaatagtgattaccggtctagttatcgattgcctaggggcaaataactttctcgtgacataaagctctctactaaaactaatttagttgtgtctttatctaaacaacccctactttttatttacgtgctctttatattcttgcaaacgtATCCAAAACACAtgtaaagtacttctagtttcatacttgttctaggtaaagcgaatgttaagtgtgcgtagagttgtatcggtggtcgatagaacttgagggaatatttgttctacctttagctcctcgttgggttcgacactcttacttatcgaaagaggctacaattgatcccctatacttgtgggttatcacaacctttttctggcgtcgttgctggggagttatagcgtgggtgaatattctcgtgtgtgcttgtttgctttatcactaagtaatttttatttgttgttctaagttgttctctatctttagttatggatattgaacacgaaataccaaaaaaattaggtttacttgctacttaTGGAGATGggaactcctaaaaccctcgatgctcattatgtgaaagatattatgtactactttgataatcctgagaaaaccccattcaatcttgtaatgggagacacgttggatcaacgtgaatactttagggattattgcttgactcaaaaagggaaactattatgggatcaaatttatatgttgtattggtatgctaggcaactatgcttgagatatgattatacttgttgctctaggatgaaggctccacaccttcccttttcatgcaaatttaatgataatgaaacattggcttcttatgctagaggtatatatgatcactatgatgtggaacgaatagaagaatttgttgcttttaagggtgcatgtgaaattgaatctttgtttaaagaatttgaagattttgatgattcagtttatagacctgaaaattaagctatccttaaatattgctatgagaattatgaattcaattctgatattgatgattttattgagagagtctccgctgtccaagaagatactaatattttgcaggtGTCTAtgtaagaagaaattgatgaaactgtgagctcattggatgaaaaagatgataaggagagcgaagaacaaaagaaggaagaacggattagctacccgtgcccaccttctaatgagagtaaccctccaactcatacattgtttaatttcccttcgaatttactgaaggatgaatgctatgatgattgttatgatcccgctgattcttttgaaatatccctttttgatgatgcttgctatgcttgtggccaagatgccaatatgaattatgcttatggagatgaacttgctatagttccttattttAAACATGAAATCGTTTCTATTGCaaccacgcatgatagtcctattatctttttgaattctccaaactacactatatcggagaagtttgcccttattaaggattatattgatgggtcgcgttctactactacacatgatgattttgatagatataatatgcatgtgcttgctgctcctacttgcaattattaggagataggaactacatctccgcctctccatgtttccaatatgataaaattgcaagaaactgtttatactatgcattggcctttactatgtgtgcatgaattgttcttttatgacatgccgatgcataggaaaagagttagacttcgtcattacttgatatatgttgctttgcgctcactactaaatgctaaatcattgttaattaaaattggctttgatataccttgggatccgggtgaatCCATTATTTGAGCACTATATgcgtagcttaatggctttaaagaaagcgctgccagggagacaatccggaaattttagagagtcgtttatttctgttgattgcttttatatagtttaaaaacaaaaaaataaagaggggaacccaaaactttttcagaaaaggaaagtgaaagtgagaaagacgagcattgttgaagtgggagctagccttgaactttgttcatgctcacggaaactttgtgaatcttgattacagcaacttttcaacaaaaataattatccccttgtacaattccattgtattataaaaataatgtgccaagatttgcctttaggatgtttacattgcttgttggtttgtgcggtgcaaaacagaaactttcactgtagtgcgtgattttacatttttaactagaATGTCAaacgggtctgaaactttttgcactgtatttctatacaaattgtttatttttcctaattttagcAGAATGTTTGGaataccagaggtatggtgaatgttcagattactacagactgtcctgttcaagacatattgtgtttttgatgcatagtttgcttgtttggttgaaactatcgatttctatcagtggattaagccatggaaaagttatattatagtagctaaaatgcaaaaacaaaatatgaattggtttgcaacagtacttagagtagtgatttgctttattatactaacggatcttaccgagttttccgttgagttttgtgtggataaagtgttcgaagatcgaagaggtctcgatgtgaggagaaggaggagaggcaagagatcaagcttggggatgcccaaggcagcccaagtaaatattcaaggatactcaagcgtctaagcttggggatgccccgaaaggcatcccatctttcttcaacaaatatcggtatgttttcagattcgtttcgttcatgtgatatgtgcaaatcttggagcgtcttttgtatttagttttcacttttctttgatgcaccatgctggtatgagatagtccttgattgacttatagaatgctcattgcacttcacttatattttttgagtatggctttatagaatgcttcatgtgctttacttatatcatttgaagtttggattgtctgtttctcttcacatagaaaaccgccatttgtagaatgctctttttgttgggaacgtagtaatttcaaaaaaattcctatgcacacgcaagatcatggtgatggcatagcaacgagaggggagagtattgtccacgtaccgtcgtagaccgtaagcggaagcgttatgacaacgcggttgatgtagtcgtacgtcttcacgatccgaccgatccaagtaccgaacgtacgacacctccgagttcagcacacgttcagctcgatgacgatccccggactccgatccagcaaagtgtcggggatgagttccgtcagcacgacggcgtggtgacgatgatgatgctctaccggcgcagggcttcgcctaaacttcgcgacgatatgaccgaggtggaatatggtggaggggggcaccgcacacggctaagagatccaagggatcaattgttgtatctttggtgctagccctgcccctctatttatatgttgagccctggggtcgaaacttggagcaaaagcctcctcaaagtcggttttgcccgaaaggcaagagtcccactcagactccaggaccaaacgccacaatccttggcgtctggcccagacgccatgggcctcggcgtctggcccagggccagacgccagggtctccggcgtttgggcccctggcctccgcaaaactctttttgcaccgacctaaagcctcatgggcttgaccccttggcctaaacatatcatccaatatatgaatctttacgtctcgaccatttcgagactcctcgtcatgtccccggtctcatccgggactccgaactccttcggtacatcaaaacatgtaaactcataatataactgtcatcgaaaccttaagcgtgcggaccctacgggttcgagaactatgtagacatgaccgagaactattcttggtcaataaccaatagcggaacctggatgcccatattggttcctacatattctacgaagatctttatcggtcaaaccgcatatcaacatacgttgttccctttgtcatcggtatgttacttgcccgagattcgatcgtcggtatccaatacctagttcaatctcattaccggcaagtctctttactcgttacgtaatgcatcattccgtaactaactcattagctacattgcttgcaaggcttatagtgatgtgcattacctagagggcccagagatacctctccgacaatcggagtgacaaaacctaatctcgaaatacgccaacccaacatgtacctttggagacacctgtagtactcctttataatcacccagttacgttgtgacgtttggtagcacccaaaatgttcctccggtaaacgggagttgcataatctcatagttacaggaacatgtataagtcatgaagaaagcaatagcaacatactaaacgatcaagtgctaggctaacggaatgggtcatgtcaatcacatcattctcctaatgatgtgatcccgttaatcaaatgacaactcatgtctatggttaggaaacataaccatcttcgattaacgagctagtcaagtagaggcatactagtgacactctgtttgtctatgtattcacacatgtattatgtttccggttaataaaattctagcatgaataataaacatttatcatgatataaggaaataaataataactttattattgcctctagggcatatttccttcagtctcccacttgcactagagtcaataatctagttcacatcatcatgtgattcaacaccaatattcacatctgtatgtgattaacacccatagttcacatcgtcatgtgaccaacacccaaagggtttactagagtcaataatctagttcacatcgctatgtgattaacacccaaagagtactaaggtatgatcatgttttgctcgtgagagaagcttagtcaacgggtctgtcacattcaaagccgtatgtattttgcaaatattctatgtctacaatgctctgcacggagctactctagctaattgctcccactttcaatatgtatccagattgagacttagagtcatctggatcagtgtaaaaagcttgcatcgatgtaactctttacgacgggctcttttatcacctccataatcgagaaatatttccttagtcctcactaaggatgttcttgaccaatgtccagtgatctactcctagatcactattgtactcccttgccaaattcagagcaaggtatacaataggtctggtacatagcatagcatactttatagaacctatggctgaggcatagggaatgactttcattctctttctatcttctgccgtggtcgtgctttgagtcttactcaatttcacaccttgtaacacaggcaagaactctttctttgactgttacattttgaaccttttcaaaatcttgacaaggtatgtacttattgaaaaacttatcaagcgtcttgatctatctcaatagatcttgatgctcaatatgtaagcagcttcaccgaggtccttctttgaaaaactcctttcaaatactcctttatgctttgcagaataattctacattatttccgatcaacaatatgtcattcacatatacttatcagaaatgctgtagtgctccactcactttcttgtaaatacaggcttctccaaaagtctgtataaaaccatatgctttgatcaactcatcaaagcgtatattccaactccgag comes from Triticum aestivum cultivar Chinese Spring chromosome 5B, IWGSC CS RefSeq v2.1, whole genome shotgun sequence and encodes:
- the LOC123117603 gene encoding uncharacterized protein, which gives rise to MAAGNFRFPDFALLDPITCIRDLRNATTAWALTTAGLTIQVSLAAAAPPRLSHFCVWCPGRDKTTFAYVPDVFCSAGDHALIRVGFTTGDSTDHYIVYRARGPDGRPSLDLLPDFDDYSDAESLLLPYGFVSHRKHLVIAALSDGPTEWQYYLHTLSCEPHSTWSKKLLRVEFLICDVLDPGVAALHFVPMPKLLPSNNQLYDNESRARAIRDVTFSRGYIRCVEFEELVECRATTVPAVPDPWDMDELQDSESADDPPQEEEEDVVVGWRLITWYRALTWNCWRKGYTVHSDELGIVSLPQIIGGAGACALKVPLKDLKAAAPTLRGDGDVVYLACELHEQNQRTWIVAVDTRRKLVGELCSVEEVYLYDPSYIPYVLTEYYLDDRSGGAQAHTLNACHPTPQNLDGSQKKRQRLS